Below is a window of Desulfarculaceae bacterium DNA.
CTCCACCTGGCTGATAGTGCTGGGGGTCACCCCCACCAGGCGGGCCAGCTCGGTCTGGCTCAGGCCTTTTTTGGCCCGAAGCTCCTTGAGCCGCGCGCCCAGCTCCACCAGGCCGGTGGAGCGGCGCTGCTCGGCGAAGATCACCGTGTGGTCGCGCACCCAATAGTTGTGGGTCTGGTGCAGGGATTCCTGAGGCCGGTTGTCCGCCTTGAGCACGGTCAGGCTGGTGGTGCCCCGCTTGATGGCCAGCTCGATCACCACCTGGGCGATCTGGCCCAGGGAGGCCTTGAGCCGGGTGGTGTGGGCCTCCTTGGCCATGATCCAGTAGGCCACCGTCTCCAACTCGTAGAGCCTCGGGCAGGCGTGGCCGTAGAAGCGGAGCACCGCCTCCTCGCCGCCCCACAGCTCGGCCATGCCGGTGAGGCTCTCGAACACGAAGCGCACGTCGCCGCTCAGCTCGGCGTGCAGGCTGTAGAGCATCTCGCCCACCGCGGCCGGGTCCTGGGGCCGCTGGCAGGGCTCCACCCGGCAGGGGGGCTCGGCCTCTTCGTAGAAGCGGCGGAACACCTCCGAGCCCTCGCCCTTGCCCCAGGTGAAGCAGTCCAGGATGATCAGGCCGGCGTAGTCGGCCAGGGCGCCCAGCTTGTCCAAGAGGTTCTTGGGCGAGCGGTCGGCGGTCACGTAGATCAGGGGACGCTTGGCCGCCTGGGAGGCCAGGATGAAGTTGTGGCAAAACTCCCAGGCCAGGGAGCCCGCGTCGTCCTCCCAGACGACGTTGTCGCCGATGTAGAGCCCATCCAACAACTTATCCAGGTCACTCACTCCGGAACTGATCCGCGCCGCCCGTGCCGCCAAAGATTTCCTCCCGAATTTCATTCACACTTAAAGCGCAAAAAATATCGCTACCTCCAATAGTTAACACCCGCCCCCTCTCAAAGGCAACTTGATTGTTACCGATACTTAATACGGTTGCCCAACGGCGGTGCTTGTCCATCGTCCAAATCTATACGTATCGCTGTTAGTCATTACTTTTAAGTATTTTACAAAGCCCTCCGCGCAATCTACTTATTGGGCAGGCCTAGGGCCCAGCGAAGGCCCTCTCTATGGCAAGGAGTATCGGTGAGCCCACGCAACGGCCTGGCCGGCCTGATATTCTCCCGCTGGAGCTACCGCCTGCTGCGCTGGGGGCTGGCGGTGGTGTTCATCTACGCCGGCGCGGTCAAGCTCATGGACCCGGGCTCATTCGCCAACATCATCGTGCGTTACGGCCTTTTGCCCGACGCCCTGGTGCCCTGGGCCGCCCTGGGCCTGCCCGCCCTGGAGGTCTTGGCCGGGCTGGGCCTACTGGTGGACCTCCGGGGCAGCCTCAGCCTGATCAGCCTGATGCTGGTGATGTTTGCGGTGGTGCTCTATTGGGGGGCCCTGGCGGGGCTGGAGATCGACTGCGGCTGTTTCAGCTCCGACGAGCTGGCCGAGCACGACTCCCTGCGCCAAGCCCTGTACCGGGATTTGATGATGCTGGGCGCGGCGGCCTATCTGTACCTGTGGCGCTGGGGGCGCCGTCAGGTGCGGGCCGAAAGCGCCTGGCGGCATAGCTATCCATACACTCAAACGAGGTGAGAGAGATGAAGAAGTTTGTTCTGATTACGGTTCTGGCCCTGGCCGCGGTACTGATGCTGGGCAGCCTGGCCTCCGCCGGCTTGTTCGGCGACAAGGAACTGGAGAACGAGAAGCTGGTGGTGACCTTCTACAACGAGGTCAAGCGCGGCGGTTACGACGTGGTGGACACCGAGACCTTCAAGGGCTGGGTGGACGCCAAGAAACCCATGGTCATCGTGGACACCATGCCCTACGAGGCCTCCTACAAGAAGAACCACATCCCCGGCGCGGTGCAGTTCCTGTTCCCCATCCCCGACGTGAAGGAGATGAAGCCCGAGGACATCGCCAAGTACACCAAGCTGTTGGGCGACGACAAGGACAAGGTCATCGTGGTCTACTGCGGCTTCCCCAAGTGTACCCGCAGCCACAACGGCGCCATGTGGGCCAAGAAGCTGGGCTACAAGAACGTGTACCGCTACCCCGGCGGCATCAAGGCCTGGATGGAAAAGGACTACCCGGTGGCTACGGTCAAGTAAGACCCCCACACCTGCTAGAACATGAAGGCCCGGGGCGTTGGCGCCCTGGGCCCTTTTTAATGCCCCCGATTTGCCTCCGCCGCGCCCAAGCCCGCATAATCTAAAGGCATCACCCATGGCAAGGAGGCAAAACATGAGCGCGATCCTATTTTTCATGGCCCTGGGCTCCATGGCCCTGGCCTGGTTCGGGCGGCGGCACCTGGCCATGACCCTGGTATTGGCGGCCATCGCCCTGGGCACGGTGTGGTTCGGCCACCACGTCACCAGCGCCATCCGCATAGATCTGTAGGCCGCCATGAGCTACGACCTTGCGCGCAAAATAAACCTGATCTTCGTGTTGGGCATCGCCGGAGTGCTTTCCGGCTCCCTGGTCATCCAGTTCACCGGCGAGTATCCCTGCCCCCTGTGCATCCTGCAGCGCCTAGCCTTCGTGCTCATGGTCATGGGCCCCCTGCTGAACCTGCGCTTCGGGGTGCGCCAACGCCACTATGCCATCAGCCTGTTCGCGGCCCTGTTCGGCATGTCGGTCTCGGTGCGCCAGGTGCTCCTGCATGTGGTGCCCGGCACCGGCCACTACGGCTTCGCGGTGGCGGACATGCACCTGTACACCTGGGCTTTCGTGTTTTTCTTCGTGTCGGTGTTCGCGGTGGGAGTGATGCTGGCCATCCACAAGGAGGCCGAGATCGTGCCCGAGGTGGTGAACCAGCGAGACGCCTACGTCAAGGTGGCCTTCGGGGTGATGGGACTCATCGTGGCCATCCTGGCCGTGGCCACCCTGCTGGAGTGTGGTTGGCAGTGTCCGGACAGCCCCACCAGCTACAAACTGCTCTGAAAAAACAGCGGCCGGCCCGGGAATCCCTCTCTCCACCCCGCGCCGGCCGTCTGGCCTGAAACCAATTCTTCTTTAAAGCCCCCGGCACAGCCAGGCGGCGGCAGGCAAGGCGCGGGCTAGCGAGTTCCGCAGGCGTATTGCTAATACGCCGAGGAGACGAGCGCCGCCCGCAACGCCGCATCCCGCCGTCTGGCGAAGCCGGCCTAATTCTTTCTCACCAGCCCCACCATGATGCCCAGCACCCTCGGCGGCTCGTCCTCGGGCCCCACCATGATGCTCTTCACCGCCGGGTTGGCCGCCCTGAGCTCCAGGCCGCCGCTGTGGGGCACGAAGTGCTTGAGCGTCACCTCGTCGCCCAGGAGCACCGCGGCCACCTCGCCGGTGCGGGCGTCGTCCTGGGCCCGGAGGATCACCAGGTCGCCCTCGGCGATGTGGTCGTTGATCATGGAATCGCCCCGTACCCTGAGGGCGAAAAAGCTGCCCGAGCCAAAGAAGCCGGGTTCCAGGCCCAGCACCTCCTCCGCGTCCTCCACGGCCAGAATGGGCTGACCGGCGGCGATCTTGCCCAGCACCGGGATGCCCCGGCGGCTGTGCAGCACCTCCAGGGCGCGGGGCCGTCCGGCCTTGGAGCGCATGTAGCCCTTTTTCTCCAGGGCCTTCATGTGGTCGTGGGCCGCCCGGGGGGAGCGGAAGCCGAAGTTGGCCGCCACCTCCCGCACCGTGGGCGGGTAGCCGTGGTTGGCGGTGAACTCCTCTATGAACTCCAGGACCTGAGCCTGGCGCTGGGTCAGTCCGCGAGTCATGGCCTCCTCCTTCGCTTAGCCATAGGGCCTGCCTCATACTATACAAGGGTAGAGAGCAAAAGCAAGCCCCAAACGCGGGGGAAAATTCGATTTTGGGAAAGGTTTGAGCGGGATAGCCTGGATCAGGGCAAGGGGCGCTGGCCCAGCACCAAAACCCAGGCGCACAGGGATAGGGCCAGGGCCAGGGCCAAGGCCTCGTTGGCCCGCCAACGGGGGGGCTCGGCGGGGGCCACGGGCAGGCGCCAGGCGCACAGGGCGTAGAACCCGGCGCAGAGCAGGGCCACGGCCAGGGCTGGCAGAGTCTCGGCCCAGGCCCCGAAGCCACTGGGCAGGCTGCGGCTCAGGTCCAGGCCCAGGGCGCGCCCGGCCCGGAGCAGCAGGGGGTTGGGCCCTCCCGGCTGGGTAAGGCGCATCCAGGGCAGCAGGGTGAGTAGCCAGGTGTAGAACAGCCCCGCCCCGGCGGGCAGCCAGGAGGCCAGCCGCCACCAGGGTTGGGACAGCGCGGCCATCACCGGGGCCATGAACAGGGCCGCCGGGGGCAGGATGACCACGGCCAACAGCCCGGGGGGGGCCATGCCCCCGTGCCAGCGGTACCAGCCGGTGAAGCCCATTGCCGCCAGGTGCAAGGAGGCGGGGATCAGGTAGTGCAGGCTGGCCGCGGTGCGGCGCTTCAGGCTCACCGGCAGACCGCCCAGGGCGATGAGCAGCATGGGCGCGGTGAACAGCAGGCCCTGGGCCTGGTCCAAAAACAGCCCGCCGCTGAAGGCGGCCAGGGGGGTCCACCAGTACATGGCCTGGCGCCACCAGGCCGCGTTTTCGGCCAGGGCCCCGGCCAGGGGATGGGGCCAGCCCCAGGGGCTGAGCACCACGGCGGCCAGGGCGGCCACCGGCGCGGCCACGGCCAGCGCGGCTCCCAAGCGGCCCAGCCGGTGGCGCAGGAGCTCGTAGAAGCCCAAGAGCAACAGGCCCCCGGCCAAGGCGATGTAGCGCAGCTCCAGCCCGGCCAGGAGCAGGCAAGCGGCGATGATCAGCGGCAAGGCGCTCCAAGGCCGCGTGCGGGCCCAGGCCAGCAAGCGCAAGCCGCACAAGGTCAGCAGCATGGCCGGGGCCTCGGGCAGGACCAGGCCCCCGGCGATGAACACCGGGGCCGCGCCCAGGGCCAGGCCGGCCGCCGCCGCGCCGGGTCCGGCCCGCACCCCGCTAGCCCCCAGCCAGGAGATCAGGGTCACCGCCGCCAGGGCCATGAAGCCCGTCTGCAACAGGAGCACCCCCAGGCGACCGGCCAGGATGTAGGCCGGGGTGATGAGCAGGGAGAACAAGGGTGTGGCCGCGCCGCCGGGGCGGTCCAGGCGGGCGGGCTCGCCCTCGTTCCAATAGAAGCCCTGCTGCCGTTGCCCGCCCTGGCTGATGAGCAGGGCCGGCTTGCCGGTGGCCAGGGCGTGGGCCTGGGCCAGATAGGCGCTCTCCCCGCCCCCGGAGCTGACCACCTGGTCCAGCCAGGGCGCGGGCAGGGCAAAGGTCATCAACGCGGCCAAAAACACCCCCACCAGGCCCGCCCGGCCCAGGGGGCGGCCCTCGGCGGCGGCGGGGGCCAGAAACACCTGCCACACCAGGCGCAGCAGGATGGCGCTTTTGAGAGTGGTGAGCCCCAGGTAGATCAGGCCCAGGGCCAACATGCCGTTGCCCAGGACGTTCCACACCAACACCTGCACCACCCCGGCGGCCAGCAGGAGATAGGCATAGGCGTCGAAGCGCTGGGCCTGGCGGCATTGCTCCCGGGCCGCCGGGCCGCGCCCGGCCACCAGCAGGGAGATGATCCCCAAG
It encodes the following:
- a CDS encoding DoxX family membrane protein; protein product: MSPRNGLAGLIFSRWSYRLLRWGLAVVFIYAGAVKLMDPGSFANIIVRYGLLPDALVPWAALGLPALEVLAGLGLLVDLRGSLSLISLMLVMFAVVLYWGALAGLEIDCGCFSSDELAEHDSLRQALYRDLMMLGAAAYLYLWRWGRRQVRAESAWRHSYPYTQTR
- a CDS encoding rhodanese-like domain-containing protein translates to MKKFVLITVLALAAVLMLGSLASAGLFGDKELENEKLVVTFYNEVKRGGYDVVDTETFKGWVDAKKPMVIVDTMPYEASYKKNHIPGAVQFLFPIPDVKEMKPEDIAKYTKLLGDDKDKVIVVYCGFPKCTRSHNGAMWAKKLGYKNVYRYPGGIKAWMEKDYPVATVK
- a CDS encoding disulfide bond formation protein B — protein: MSYDLARKINLIFVLGIAGVLSGSLVIQFTGEYPCPLCILQRLAFVLMVMGPLLNLRFGVRQRHYAISLFAALFGMSVSVRQVLLHVVPGTGHYGFAVADMHLYTWAFVFFFVSVFAVGVMLAIHKEAEIVPEVVNQRDAYVKVAFGVMGLIVAILAVATLLECGWQCPDSPTSYKLL
- a CDS encoding helix-turn-helix domain-containing protein, with protein sequence MKFGRKSLAARAARISSGVSDLDKLLDGLYIGDNVVWEDDAGSLAWEFCHNFILASQAAKRPLIYVTADRSPKNLLDKLGALADYAGLIILDCFTWGKGEGSEVFRRFYEEAEPPCRVEPCQRPQDPAAVGEMLYSLHAELSGDVRFVFESLTGMAELWGGEEAVLRFYGHACPRLYELETVAYWIMAKEAHTTRLKASLGQIAQVVIELAIKRGTTSLTVLKADNRPQESLHQTHNYWVRDHTVIFAEQRRSTGLVELGARLKELRAKKGLSQTELARLVGVTPSTISQVESNHIYPSLPALVKMAEVLGVEVASLFSESAGQARGLIFPAEEAAEVRLEDLPAGAVNARMLCPMDFEGSAEPYIIELAPSASLNGHFFVHKGQEVGYVLAGKPRMKARREVHSLKPGDMVYLTSDVPTQWSNPGSEPARLLWLKLH
- the lexA gene encoding transcriptional repressor LexA, which translates into the protein MTRGLTQRQAQVLEFIEEFTANHGYPPTVREVAANFGFRSPRAAHDHMKALEKKGYMRSKAGRPRALEVLHSRRGIPVLGKIAAGQPILAVEDAEEVLGLEPGFFGSGSFFALRVRGDSMINDHIAEGDLVILRAQDDARTGEVAAVLLGDEVTLKHFVPHSGGLELRAANPAVKSIMVGPEDEPPRVLGIMVGLVRKN